From a single Pseudomonas sp. A34-9 genomic region:
- a CDS encoding major capsid protein: MSLSQMQVFNQYIMPATLETLDQYLAAFNAASRGAIVLSPDGFTGDFLQESFFQTLAAAQRRVDRYSANAAVAATDLTELKNTSVKVAGGFGPIRYEPSQMTWLERPTAQGIEVASRAFAEILLKDQLNTAIAALVAAITAQAAAVNDVSATAGISYAGLNNAHAKFGDASQNLVTQVMQGTSYHKLVGQNLANQQQLFQAGNVRVVDILGKISVVTDAPALMQTGTPNKEIILSLVQGAALVHDGRDIISNVQTTNGKERIETTLQTDYTFGLGLKGYTWDTTTGGKSPTDAELATGTNWDKTATSIKHTAGVALIGDASK, translated from the coding sequence ATGTCCCTGTCGCAAATGCAGGTCTTCAACCAGTACATCATGCCTGCGACTCTCGAGACGCTGGATCAGTACCTGGCCGCTTTCAACGCTGCGAGTCGCGGCGCTATCGTGCTGTCCCCGGACGGCTTCACTGGCGACTTCCTCCAGGAGTCGTTCTTCCAGACCCTGGCTGCAGCTCAGCGCCGCGTGGACCGCTATAGCGCCAACGCCGCTGTTGCTGCCACCGACCTGACCGAACTGAAAAACACTTCGGTGAAGGTTGCCGGCGGCTTCGGCCCGATCCGCTATGAGCCATCGCAGATGACCTGGCTGGAGCGCCCGACCGCGCAAGGCATCGAAGTCGCGAGCCGCGCGTTCGCTGAAATCCTGCTGAAGGATCAGTTGAACACTGCGATCGCGGCGCTGGTGGCAGCAATCACCGCCCAAGCGGCAGCAGTCAACGATGTGTCGGCTACCGCAGGTATCAGCTACGCCGGCCTGAACAACGCGCATGCGAAGTTCGGCGACGCCAGTCAGAACTTGGTCACCCAGGTGATGCAGGGCACCAGCTACCACAAGTTGGTCGGCCAGAACCTGGCGAACCAGCAGCAGCTGTTCCAGGCGGGCAACGTTCGCGTGGTGGACATCCTCGGCAAGATCTCCGTTGTGACGGATGCCCCTGCGCTGATGCAGACCGGCACCCCGAACAAGGAAATCATTCTGTCCTTGGTGCAGGGCGCTGCACTGGTCCACGACGGCCGCGACATCATCAGCAACGTCCAGACCACCAACGGCAAGGAGCGCATCGAGACCACGCTGCAAACCGATTACACCTTCGGCTTGGGCCTGAAGGGCTACACCTGGGATACCACCACCGGCGGCAAATCGCCAACCGACGCTGAGCTGGCGACCGGTACCAACTGGGACAAGACCGCCACCAGCATCAAGCACACCGCCGGTGTGGCTCTGATCGGTGACGCCTCCAAATAA
- a CDS encoding DnaT-like ssDNA-binding protein, with translation MTLIIEDGTGKPDAESYASAEDLAMYAVKFGVTIPAEVPAQEALLRRAALAMDGMTWKGRKTNSEQALCWPRRGVELDREIKPDHYLPARIQYGQMALAAEIHTDDVDPIEKRKGAVTLERVEGAVTREYATIPNTSGRLLPAAPDRPSATQFADYLQKRGLFAVRA, from the coding sequence ATGACTCTCATCATCGAGGACGGTACCGGCAAGCCTGACGCCGAAAGCTACGCATCCGCCGAAGACCTGGCCATGTACGCCGTGAAGTTCGGCGTGACCATCCCGGCGGAAGTGCCAGCACAGGAAGCCCTGTTGCGCCGGGCCGCGCTGGCAATGGATGGCATGACGTGGAAGGGGCGGAAGACCAACAGCGAGCAGGCGCTGTGCTGGCCGCGCCGGGGCGTAGAGCTGGACCGCGAGATCAAGCCAGACCACTACCTGCCAGCGCGGATCCAGTACGGCCAGATGGCTTTGGCTGCCGAGATCCACACCGACGACGTCGACCCGATCGAGAAGCGCAAAGGCGCGGTGACGCTTGAGCGCGTCGAGGGCGCGGTAACTCGTGAATACGCGACGATCCCTAACACCAGCGGCCGACTGTTACCGGCGGCTCCGGACCGACCGAGCGCCACGCAGTTTGCTGACTATCTACAGAAGCGCGGACTGTTCGCAGTGCGCGCATAG
- a CDS encoding phage tail terminator-like protein: protein MSHNIIASIYEARLIAWAKALPVPIKVVVENETYEPGTGVTYLRAFTLPGDTASGTLGGDHKLFTGVFQVSIVTPAGKYRGAAGALADQIAALFPLYERITKNALTVVTMTPVDQGPGIPDDTTYTVPVSFAYRADTN, encoded by the coding sequence ATGAGCCACAACATCATCGCTTCGATCTACGAAGCCAGACTGATTGCCTGGGCGAAAGCGCTGCCGGTGCCCATCAAGGTTGTCGTCGAGAACGAGACCTATGAGCCTGGAACTGGCGTCACCTACCTGCGAGCTTTCACTCTGCCGGGCGACACCGCAAGCGGCACGCTCGGCGGTGATCACAAGCTGTTCACGGGGGTGTTTCAGGTCAGCATCGTGACACCAGCAGGGAAGTATCGCGGCGCGGCGGGCGCGCTGGCTGACCAGATCGCCGCGCTGTTTCCGCTGTACGAGCGAATCACGAAGAATGCACTGACCGTGGTGACCATGACGCCAGTCGATCAAGGGCCAGGTATCCCAGACGACACGACCTACACCGTTCCGGTTTCGTTCGCGTACCGCGCCGACACCAACTAA
- a CDS encoding phage tail protein, with translation MAGIQMPNGATFEIASAYGAAIPFTALTNANPAVATAAAHGLAEGDIVALSSGWTRLDGRAVQVGEIASGTFALDGVNTTNIQQYPAGSGVGAAREVTTFTEISKITELGSSGGDQQFLTFGFLADDDDRQMPTTKNPITLTITVADEPSQPYVDVCEEADDDKQARVLRLNLPGGSRIIYNGYVSITSTPTMSRNNLMTRVISIALTGRPTRYSASA, from the coding sequence ATGGCCGGCATTCAAATGCCCAACGGCGCGACGTTCGAAATTGCTTCCGCCTATGGCGCTGCAATCCCATTCACCGCCCTGACCAATGCCAATCCGGCAGTGGCGACCGCTGCAGCGCACGGACTGGCCGAAGGCGACATTGTCGCTCTCAGCTCTGGCTGGACCCGTCTGGACGGCCGCGCCGTGCAAGTCGGCGAGATTGCCAGCGGCACCTTTGCGCTCGATGGCGTGAACACCACGAACATTCAGCAGTATCCGGCCGGCTCGGGCGTCGGTGCCGCTCGCGAGGTGACGACCTTCACCGAGATCTCGAAAATCACCGAGCTCGGCTCGAGCGGCGGCGACCAGCAGTTTCTGACGTTCGGCTTCCTGGCTGACGATGATGACCGCCAGATGCCGACGACCAAGAACCCGATCACGCTGACCATCACGGTCGCCGACGAGCCGTCGCAGCCCTATGTCGATGTTTGCGAGGAGGCTGACGACGACAAGCAGGCCCGCGTTCTACGCCTGAACCTGCCGGGCGGCAGCCGCATCATCTACAACGGCTACGTCTCAATCACTTCGACCCCGACCATGTCGCGCAACAACCTGATGACCCGCGTTATCAGCATCGCGCTGACCGGTCGCCCAACCCGTTACAGCGCCTCGGCGTAA
- a CDS encoding phage tail assembly chaperone, giving the protein MAKFTLVRNPTFNHVVMLPTVGGDPVSVEFEFKYRDRTELAGLYAEWGERHKALKEKAEEAGIEQFTALLIDLQVEQLKAIVAGWDIAEEFNDENLRILVKSIAATPGAVLAAYSDAFSNARLGNS; this is encoded by the coding sequence ATGGCAAAGTTCACACTCGTCCGGAATCCAACCTTCAACCACGTCGTCATGCTGCCAACGGTAGGTGGTGACCCGGTCAGCGTCGAGTTCGAGTTCAAATATCGCGATCGCACCGAACTCGCCGGGCTCTACGCGGAGTGGGGTGAGCGTCACAAGGCGCTCAAGGAGAAAGCGGAAGAGGCCGGCATTGAGCAGTTCACGGCTTTGCTGATTGATCTGCAGGTCGAGCAGTTGAAGGCGATTGTCGCCGGCTGGGATATCGCCGAAGAGTTCAACGACGAAAACCTGCGCATCCTGGTCAAATCAATCGCCGCCACGCCGGGCGCGGTGCTGGCCGCTTATTCCGATGCCTTCAGCAACGCACGCCTGGGAAACTCCTAA
- a CDS encoding DUF1799 domain-containing protein, which yields MAAFGLSLRDIPDEVCEVWPDVWQAFKVFEAMGTQWRTGACGATGLDYTSIRHVAGFLGLTRSEVADVFPDIRVMEAEALRVMAEQRDSK from the coding sequence CTGGCGGCCTTCGGCCTTTCTCTTCGTGACATACCCGATGAGGTCTGCGAGGTCTGGCCTGATGTGTGGCAAGCCTTCAAGGTCTTCGAGGCCATGGGCACCCAGTGGCGTACAGGCGCGTGCGGCGCTACCGGACTCGATTACACGTCAATTCGCCATGTCGCCGGCTTCCTCGGGCTTACCCGGTCGGAGGTCGCCGACGTCTTTCCAGATATCCGCGTCATGGAAGCCGAAGCCCTGCGGGTGATGGCGGAACAGAGGGACAGTAAATGA